TAAAGTGTGCGCTTGCCGTCTTGCAGCGTCTCGATCTGCTGCTCATATTCGGCGCGTTCCGGTACGGAGGCATCCACCCGGAGCGAACCGTCCGGGGCAAACGGTGCGGCGGCTTCCATCTGCTTTTTCAGCGTCAGGAATACCGCTTGTTCCAGCTCTGCGGCGTTCAGACGCATCTTGTGACAGCGGCTTTCTACGTCCGCCTCGGAATGGCGGCAGTAATAATACGAGGTTTTCTGCATGGTGCGGGACAGCGCATGACCGCAGCAGCCACAGAAGGCTTTGCCTTTCAGCGGGTAGTCCCGCTTTTTCTTGTTTGGCTGGGAAAAGCGGAGCTGGCTGGCCTGCACGGTATCAAACACGGCTTTCTCTACGATGGCCGGGTGATGGTCAGGGATGATGTACCATGATTCTCTGTCCTTCAGGTGGCTTCTGGTGCCGCCTACTTCGAGAACCGCCCGCTTGCCGATCACATACACGCCGGTGTAGCGTTCATCCTCCAAAATGCGGAGAATAGTGGATGTACTCCAAATCCCGTGACAGCGGGAAATATCATGGGTGTGATTGCCGTGCGCGGCTTTGTACTGGCCGGGAGTGGGGATGCTTCTGCGAAACAGCTCCCGCGTGATGGCGGTGGCGTTGATGCCCTCGGCGGCAAGCTGGAAGATGAGCTGCACAACGGCAGCGGCCTCCGGGTCAGGCTCCATTCTGCCATCGGCGCTTTTGCGGTAGCCGTAAGGACAAATCTTGCTCTGATACTCGCCTCGCTGCATCTTGGCGTACTTTGCGCTCTTGGTCTTGATGGACATATCGCGGCTGTAATACTCACTGATGAGATACTTGAACGCCACATCCATGCCGCCGGTGTCGCCCTTGAATTTGCTGCTGTCAAAATCGTCGCTGATGGAAATGAAGCGGGTATGGAACAGTGGGAACACACGCTCGATGAAGTATCCAGTTTCAATGCTGTTGCGCCCGAAACGGGAAAAATCCTTGACAATGATGCAGTCGATCTGATTGGCCCGCACCAGCTCAATGAGCTTCTGCACCTGCGGACGCTCAAAATTTGTACCGCTATATCCGTTGTCGATGAACTCCATGATCTCCGCGTTCAGAGCTTCCGGCATGGAAGCTGCGTACTCATGGAGGACAAGGCTCTGATTTTCAATACTCAGACTGTCGTACTTGTAGTCCTCAATGGAGAGGCGTATGTAGAGGGCAATCACATATTTCTGCATTGTTCCAGCACCTCCGCATAGGTTTCAAACTCGCTCTGGAAGCGATAGCGCACCGTGATCTGCTTATTGTGGGATACCTCAATGCGGTCGATCAGCCGCTCAATGAGCGCACCGGTCAGCGCACGGTCGGTCTTGATCTGTGCAGCATCCTGTTTCAGCGCCCGGTGCTGCTTGGTTTGGGCATCCATTGTCCGCAGACCGTCCTCCAACTGTTCCATTTCCACGGCAAGATCGGCAATGCGGCTTTCGTACTTTTCCTTGTAGTCGAAATATTCATCCTTGGTGAGAACGCCTTGAACAAGGTTTTCATACAGGCTCCGCACGATACCGCGAAGCCGCTGGATTTCCTGTTTGCGGCTGGTGATCTTCTCCCGCAGCTCAGCGCGGTCAGCGGCCTGCCGGGGCAGTTCTGCAAGGGAGAGGGTGTATTGCCCCAGCGCCGTATCAAGCGCGTCCTGAAGCATATCTGCCAACATATCCAGCAACGCATCCTCGCGGATGGTCACGCCGGGGCAGGCATCCTTGCTGATTCGGCTCCTGCTCAGACAATGGTAGAAGTACACATCGTCGGACTTCTTACGGATGTTTCTCTGCCGGTGCAGGCTGCCGCCGCAATGGGTGCAGAACACCTTGCCTTTGAGCAAATTCGGTGTGTATGCGTTGATCTCCCGCGCCTTGGCGCGGCTGGCGGTCTGATTGAGAATTTCCTGCACCGCCGCGAACTGTTCCCGGCTGATGATGGCCTCATGGGTGTCCCGCACCACCGTCCATTCCTCGGCATCAGCCTTGACCTGCCGGTGATCCACGGTTTTGGTCTGCCCCTGAACGAGATCTCCGGTGTAGACCTCGGAGCGGAGAATGACGCCGACCGTTCGGGTCTGCCACTTGCCGCTGCCGAGCAAATTTTCGTGGGTGATCTTTCCCTGCATCTTCTTGTAGTGGCTGGGGGTGAGGATGCCAGCCTCGTTCAGCCGCACGGCGATGGTATTCAGGCCAGCGCCCTTGGAAGCCCAACGAAACATCCGCTGCACCACGACGGCGGCAACGGGGTCGATGATAAGCTGGTGGCAATCGTCCTCGGCTTTCAGATAGCCGTAGGGAGTACGCGCACCGATAAATTTGCCGTCCTTCATGGCCTGCCGCTGCTGCGCCCTGATCTTGCGCCCAATGTCCAAAGCGTAGGCTTCGTTTATCATGTTCCGCAGCGGGATGATGATACCGGAATGGGCATCCTCCGGGGCGGCGGTATCGAAGTTTTCATTGACCGCAATAAAGCGGATGCTGCGGATGCGGAAATACTGCTCGATGTAATAGCCGGTGTCGATGGTGTTCCGCCCCAAACGGGAGAGGTCTTTCACAATGACGCAGTTGACGTGACCGGCCTCAATATCCGAGAGCATCTGCTGAAAGCCCGGACGGTGGAAGTTTGTCCCGGTCGCGCCGTTGTCAATGTAGGTATCGTACACGCTGATCTCCGGGTACTGCTCCAGATAGCGGGCAATAATCATCTGCTGGGTTTCAATGGATACGCTGTGCGTGTGGGTATCCTCCACCGAAAGGCGGACATAGATCGCGGCGCGGCAAGCGGCGTCAGCCTCCTGCACGGCCACCGCAG
This DNA window, taken from Dysosmobacter welbionis, encodes the following:
- a CDS encoding recombinase family protein, coding for MARKSRKETAAVAVQEADAACRAAIYVRLSVEDTHTHSVSIETQQMIIARYLEQYPEISVYDTYIDNGATGTNFHRPGFQQMLSDIEAGHVNCVIVKDLSRLGRNTIDTGYYIEQYFRIRSIRFIAVNENFDTAAPEDAHSGIIIPLRNMINEAYALDIGRKIRAQQRQAMKDGKFIGARTPYGYLKAEDDCHQLIIDPVAAVVVQRMFRWASKGAGLNTIAVRLNEAGILTPSHYKKMQGKITHENLLGSGKWQTRTVGVILRSEVYTGDLVQGQTKTVDHRQVKADAEEWTVVRDTHEAIISREQFAAVQEILNQTASRAKAREINAYTPNLLKGKVFCTHCGGSLHRQRNIRKKSDDVYFYHCLSRSRISKDACPGVTIREDALLDMLADMLQDALDTALGQYTLSLAELPRQAADRAELREKITSRKQEIQRLRGIVRSLYENLVQGVLTKDEYFDYKEKYESRIADLAVEMEQLEDGLRTMDAQTKQHRALKQDAAQIKTDRALTGALIERLIDRIEVSHNKQITVRYRFQSEFETYAEVLEQCRNM
- a CDS encoding recombinase family protein; its protein translation is MQKYVIALYIRLSIEDYKYDSLSIENQSLVLHEYAASMPEALNAEIMEFIDNGYSGTNFERPQVQKLIELVRANQIDCIIVKDFSRFGRNSIETGYFIERVFPLFHTRFISISDDFDSSKFKGDTGGMDVAFKYLISEYYSRDMSIKTKSAKYAKMQRGEYQSKICPYGYRKSADGRMEPDPEAAAVVQLIFQLAAEGINATAITRELFRRSIPTPGQYKAAHGNHTHDISRCHGIWSTSTILRILEDERYTGVYVIGKRAVLEVGGTRSHLKDRESWYIIPDHHPAIVEKAVFDTVQASQLRFSQPNKKKRDYPLKGKAFCGCCGHALSRTMQKTSYYYCRHSEADVESRCHKMRLNAAELEQAVFLTLKKQMEAAAPFAPDGSLRVDASVPERAEYEQQIETLQDGKRTLYEHYLMGEIDLNTYKAEKAACNELLLKTKNAYAAVLAQAKQKQDEQARQDSRKEASKAIFDADTLTTELAELLIDRVLVYPDKRIEIAYKIQDIFD